The region AGGCTCCGTCGTCGGCACCGGCGTTGGGGTCTCTGTCGGCGTGGTTGGCTGGCGCTCTGTTACTGTCGGCGTCTCACCCACCCGGTCTTCGAACCCCCACGTGGTCGTTCCCGGTTCGTCGGGGAAGACGTAGAGCCCGGGCGAACTCGTCTCAGTCCCTCGGGAGGAGGCCACGAACGTCTCGCCCGGGACGCCGACTCGTGCGGTCCAGAACTCCGCGTGGGGGGGGTCGGCCCACCAGGTCAGTTCCACGGGGTTCGCGGGGTCCGACACGTCGTGGCGTTTGACGCCGCCGCGGTACCACGAACTGTAGAGCACGTCATCGCGGAGTTCGCAGTTGTGAGCGGTTGTCCACGAGCCGCTGAGGGTGGCGTCGACGGTGGCGGGCGGTTCGATGGTCGAGAGCAACACCGGTGCTGCAGGGTCGGACACGTCGTAGAGGTCGATGCCGCCCGGACCGCCGTCGGGTTCTGCCGTGGTCGTTCCCGGCGGCGCGCCCGGCGTGGCCCATGCTTCGCGCCCGAGCGCGAGGAGGTCGCTGCTATCGTCGACGACGGCGACGTGGGCGTTGCCGGGAAGCGAAATCTGCTCGCTCTGGGACCGGCCATCGGCGTCGGCCACCACCTGCTCTGGGCTGCGGTCGCCGATATGGCCGAGCACGGTCGGCGACGCCGGGTCGCGGACGTCAAGGATCCAGACACCGGCGTCCCAGTGGGCGAGGTAGGCCGTTCCGTTCTGTACCCACACGTCGTGAACGACCCGGAGCAGACGGGGAAGCGCTTCCCAGCCCGGTTCGTGGTCGGTGAGCGCCCAGCTTCCGAGCCGAGTGGGTTCGGCCGTCACATCGATAATTTCGAGGCGAACGTCCTCGGAACCGTTGGCGGTGAGGTAAGCGCGGCCGTCGACGAGGTCACCGTTATGAATCGGGTAGTCAGTTTCGTAGAAGCCGCGGTGTGTGGGGGATTCGGGGTCGCTCACGTCGACGAGGAGCGCCCCCGAGAGAGACTCCCCGCTGGGGCCGTTAGCGGGACCGACTACAAGCAGCGTATTACCGTTCTGTTTCACGTCGTGAATCTGCGAGAGCGGGCCGTCCTCGCGGTCGGCGAGCAGGGCACGGCGCTCCGCCAGGACAGTCGGCTGGGACGGCGTGGAAATATCGACAATCGCGTAGCCGTCAGTCGCTGCAATGAAGGCGAGAGTGCCATCGTCGCTGGTCACTGCCTCCGTCGCTCCCGCGACCTCGACGTTCCCGAGTGGCCCGTAGCCAGCGTCGGTCCGGGTGGGCGCCGGCGTCGCGTCGTCGTCCGTCCCGGATGGGGTTGGGTGGGCGCCAACGACGCCTGACAGAGACGTGGCAGCGAGGCTGCCACCAAGAAATCGGAGCGTCTCGCGTCTGCGCATGACACCTATAGACGGTCGGCAGGGAAAACAGGTGGGCAGCAGCGATTCAGTACCGCGGCAGGCGCCCGGACTGTTCACTCCCCTCGACGAAGGGGAGGTCGACCCGTTCGGCGGGGCGTTCCGTTCCATCGACACGGACCGCCGAGATATCGTCGGTGTCCCAGCCGACCAGTGCCAACGCAATCGGGGCCTCAAGGGTCGGACTCCAGCACGCCCGAGTTACTTCGCCCACGGCAGCGTCGCCGGCGAACACCGCCGCACCGCCATCAGGAAGCGGGTCGTCAGCTGTCACGTCGCCGTCGCCCAGTTGGATGCCGACGAGGCGGCGGCTGGGCTGCCCAACGTTTTCGACCCGTGAGACGACCTCTTGCCCGACGTAACAGCCTTTCTCAAAGTCCAGCGCCGCACGGAGGCCGACGACGTTCGGAATCTCTCCGCGGAGTTCGGTGTCGAACAGCGGCGTGCCGGCCTCCAGCGTAAGCGTCTCGTAGGTGCGATAGCCGAACGGGAACGCACCGTTGCCGCGGGAGAGCAGCGTCATCCACACTTCTCCGGCGTCCGCAGCAGCGCAGACGATCTCGTAGCTCTCCTCACCAGTCGGGGCGTCGCCGGCGATCACTGAGACGCCAGCGTCGCCCATCGAACCGCGGACGAACGAGTACGCGCCGGCAGGAGCGCCAGCCTTGTGGAGAACAGACGCGACTTTCTCGGTCGCTTGGGGGCCGTGAACGCCGAAGACGCCGAAATCGGTCGTCGCCTCACGGATGTCGACGTCCTGAATGAACACTTTGCCAGACCAGTCCTCGACCAGTTCCTCGGCGCGATCGGGGGGCGTGAACAGCAGCAGGCGCTCCCCGGCGTTGTAGATGAACAGCTCCGTCTCGATGCCCCCCTGCGGGTCGAGCAACAGTGCGTAGCAGCCCGCCCCGTTCTCGCTCGGAACATTGTTTGTGACTGCGTTATCGACGAACTCGACACGGTCGTCGCCAGTGATGACGACGACGCCGTAGCCCATCTCGATGACGCCGACACCGTTGCGAACGGCCCGGACCGCTCGATCAGCGCGGCCGTACTCCTCGACCACCTCACGGCCGCCCCGCTCGCTGAACGTCGCGCCGTGGTCCGCGTGGCTCCCGCCTACCAGAGTCATAGCTGGAGATACTGGCCGGACAGGAAAAACGCCGCCGGTCCGGAACGGCTCAGAAGCCCAAGCGCCGGCGAATCACGTCGAGGAGGCTCGGTTCCTCGTCGGTGACGTCGTCGGGGCCGAGAACAACCTCGTCAGCGGGGTAGAGCACGGTTCGGTCGTCGTTTCGTTCGACCTCGATGAGCCGGGCCTGCTTCAAGTCGCTGAGTGCGGCTTCGAGGCGGTCGATATCGGCGTCGACAGCTGCACGGAGTTCGAGGACGGTCATTCCCTCGTCGGCGCGGTCTGCGAGCGCGGAGAGGACACCGAACTCCACGTCGTCCCGATCTCGATGCTCGGGGCGGATAGCCATGGCCGTTGGTGAGGCGGCGAGGGGTTTACTTCTATCGGCGGCCAACCCGTTTCTCGAACCCCCCGGCGCCATCCCGGGCTTGGGCGGCGGTAACGGGGTATTTTTAGGCTCCGGGTCGTCTATCTGTGGTAATGGGACTCAGGTGTCTGCTCGGGCACGATTTCGGGGAACCCGAAACCGAGCGTGAACGGAACGAAGAAGGGAACGAGGTCGTCGTCAGCGTCAGGGAGGTCAAAACCTGCCGACGCTGCGGTGAGACGCAGGTCGTCAGTGAGAACAAGGAGATCAAATCCATCGACCAGCTCCGGGAGTCCGTGACTGGCGACTCTCCCGCGCCCGATACCGAAGCCGGTGTCGGAATGGGCGAGCCAGACGGCTTCGGGTCTGAGGAGCCGACCGGGACACTGTCCGGGGAGTCGTCGACGGCGGACGCCGCCGGCCAGTGGAGCGCCGACGAACTCGAACTTGGCGGCCCGGCTAATGAAACCGACGCAGAATCGGAGGCTGAGCCAGAGCCGGCTGTCGACGAAGACGAGGATATCGACCGCGGCGTCGCCGAAATCATCGAGACCGCCGAGAAGGACGAGGAACTGCACCAGAACGAGAGGGCGACGGCCGACGAGGGTGGCGCGGAAAGCGATTCCGATGCAGATGCGGAGGATGCGGACGAGACGCCGGTCCACCCAGCTGAGCGCGCTCCTGCGGAAGACGAAGAGGAAGCAGACAGCGCCCACGAGGACGCCGTTATCCTCGACGACGAGAGCCCGCCCGAGAAAGGGCGCGGACAGTGGGACGAGCAGGCCCACCCCGAGGAGGTCCCCGGCCGAGACAAATCTGGCGCCGAACCACGGTCATCCACAGACGAGGACGCCATCATCATGGGTGAGGAGTCCGACGACCCGGAACCAAGGACCACAGAGCCAGAGCCCACGACCACTGAGCCGGAGCCCGAACCGGAGCCAGAGCCCACGACCACTGAGCCGGAGCCCGAACCGGAGCCAGAGCCCACGCAGGAGCAGACCTCCACGACGCAGTCCTCGAGCGAGCAGCCGACTGCGGTGGAGTCCGAGGATGCCGAAATCATGGGTGGGGGAACAGTTGAGCCCGAACCCGAACCGGAGCCCTCCCACGGCGCAGACGTGCGCGACACGACGGCTGAGGAGCCGGTGACCGAGGAAGCAGATAGCGAGGAAACCACCGACGAGGGGCATATGCCGTGGCCG is a window of halophilic archaeon DL31 DNA encoding:
- a CDS encoding LVIVD repeat-containing protein (PFAM: LVIVD~KEGG: hvo:HVO_0405 NifU-like domain-containing protein) gives rise to the protein MRRRETLRFLGGSLAATSLSGVVGAHPTPSGTDDDATPAPTRTDAGYGPLGNVEVAGATEAVTSDDGTLAFIAATDGYAIVDISTPSQPTVLAERRALLADREDGPLSQIHDVKQNGNTLLVVGPANGPSGESLSGALLVDVSDPESPTHRGFYETDYPIHNGDLVDGRAYLTANGSEDVRLEIIDVTAEPTRLGSWALTDHEPGWEALPRLLRVVHDVWVQNGTAYLAHWDAGVWILDVRDPASPTVLGHIGDRSPEQVVADADGRSQSEQISLPGNAHVAVVDDSSDLLALGREAWATPGAPPGTTTAEPDGGPGGIDLYDVSDPAAPVLLSTIEPPATVDATLSGSWTTAHNCELRDDVLYSSWYRGGVKRHDVSDPANPVELTWWADPPHAEFWTARVGVPGETFVASSRGTETSSPGLYVFPDEPGTTTWGFEDRVGETPTVTERQPTTPTETPTPVPTTEPEPTTATESPGFGVLAALAALGTGTLVWRRDDGE
- a CDS encoding folate-binding protein YgfZ (TIGRFAM: Folate-binding, YgfZ~KEGG: hbo:Hbor_27940 aminomethyltransferase~PFAM: Glycine cleavage T-protein, N-terminal; Glycine cleavage T-protein, C-terminal barrel), whose translation is MTLVGGSHADHGATFSERGGREVVEEYGRADRAVRAVRNGVGVIEMGYGVVVITGDDRVEFVDNAVTNNVPSENGAGCYALLLDPQGGIETELFIYNAGERLLLFTPPDRAEELVEDWSGKVFIQDVDIREATTDFGVFGVHGPQATEKVASVLHKAGAPAGAYSFVRGSMGDAGVSVIAGDAPTGEESYEIVCAAADAGEVWMTLLSRGNGAFPFGYRTYETLTLEAGTPLFDTELRGEIPNVVGLRAALDFEKGCYVGQEVVSRVENVGQPSRRLVGIQLGDGDVTADDPLPDGGAAVFAGDAAVGEVTRACWSPTLEAPIALALVGWDTDDISAVRVDGTERPAERVDLPFVEGSEQSGRLPRY
- a CDS encoding hypothetical protein (KEGG: hwa:HQ3111A hypothetical protein); amino-acid sequence: MAIRPEHRDRDDVEFGVLSALADRADEGMTVLELRAAVDADIDRLEAALSDLKQARLIEVERNDDRTVLYPADEVVLGPDDVTDEEPSLLDVIRRRLGF
- a CDS encoding hypothetical protein (KEGG: hbo:Hbor_27920 hypothetical protein) translates to MGLRCLLGHDFGEPETERERNEEGNEVVVSVREVKTCRRCGETQVVSENKEIKSIDQLRESVTGDSPAPDTEAGVGMGEPDGFGSEEPTGTLSGESSTADAAGQWSADELELGGPANETDAESEAEPEPAVDEDEDIDRGVAEIIETAEKDEELHQNERATADEGGAESDSDADAEDADETPVHPAERAPAEDEEEADSAHEDAVILDDESPPEKGRGQWDEQAHPEEVPGRDKSGAEPRSSTDEDAIIMGEESDDPEPRTTEPEPTTTEPEPEPEPEPTTTEPEPEPEPEPTQEQTSTTQSSSEQPTAVESEDAEIMGGGTVEPEPEPEPSHGADVRDTTAEEPVTEEADSEETTDEGHMPWPQAPGEDEGDDAEAPDDEPTDVEFGGGITPDQPENDQNGADASTSSTESPPTEPEQSQADETDQPSSGRSSPEPTINLEQSSREAGLEYYCPECGLTRDVGNSSMRAGDICPECRKGYITERQKSE